In a single window of the Alphaproteobacteria bacterium LSUCC0684 genome:
- a CDS encoding ABC transporter ATP-binding protein codes for MTAPLLEIERLRVVFPTRRAVLTALDDVSFTLERGEILGFVGESGAGKSITGAAIMGLIEPPGRIDGGVIRLKGKPVAEHGTSLRGRQIGMIFQDPLTSLNPLRRVGDQLIETILHHLDVTTAEARQRALAGFQEVGIAADRFDAYPHEFSGGMRQRIVIALALAAEPDLIIADEPTTALDVSVQAQVLDLLRDICRKRGASVILITHDMGVIAQTTDRVAVLYAGRLVEIGPTADVMREPRHPYTKGLIASTPALDGVDADTVLSQIPGSMPPLNALPSGCRFHPRCSACLPQCSVENPAFRNGVACHHFGEDGDG; via the coding sequence ATGACGGCGCCATTGCTTGAAATAGAAAGGCTGCGGGTTGTTTTCCCCACCCGCCGGGCGGTGCTGACCGCGCTTGACGATGTTTCCTTCACCCTTGAGCGCGGGGAAATCCTTGGCTTTGTGGGGGAGTCCGGTGCCGGGAAATCGATCACCGGGGCGGCGATCATGGGGCTGATCGAACCGCCGGGACGTATCGATGGCGGGGTGATCCGCCTTAAAGGCAAACCTGTTGCGGAGCACGGAACCTCACTCAGGGGGCGGCAGATCGGGATGATTTTCCAGGATCCGCTGACCAGTCTCAATCCCCTGCGGCGGGTGGGAGACCAGCTCATCGAAACCATCCTGCATCATCTCGATGTGACCACGGCCGAAGCAAGGCAGCGCGCCCTTGCCGGATTTCAGGAAGTCGGGATTGCCGCGGACCGGTTTGATGCCTATCCCCATGAGTTTTCAGGCGGGATGCGGCAGCGGATTGTGATTGCGCTCGCGCTGGCGGCGGAACCTGATCTGATTATCGCCGATGAGCCCACCACTGCCCTTGATGTTTCGGTGCAGGCCCAGGTGCTTGATCTGTTGCGGGATATCTGCCGGAAGCGCGGTGCTTCGGTCATCCTTATCACCCATGACATGGGCGTGATTGCACAGACAACCGATCGGGTCGCCGTTCTCTATGCCGGAAGGCTGGTGGAGATCGGGCCTACAGCGGACGTGATGCGCGAGCCGCGTCATCCCTATACCAAAGGGCTGATTGCTTCAACGCCCGCACTTGACGGGGTAGACGCGGATACGGTCCTCTCGCAGATCCCCGGGTCCATGCCGCCGCTGAACGCGCTGCCATCGGGATGCCGTTTCCACCCGCGCTGTTCGGCCTGCCTGCCTCAATGTTCTGTCGAAAACCCTGCCTTTCGCAATGGCGTTGCCTGCCATCATTTCGGGGAGGATGGTGATGGCTGA
- a CDS encoding ATP-binding cassette domain-containing protein codes for MADPFLSCSGLTRVFDLSSPWLVRKITGAPEHHLVAVDDVSFAIPRGRTYALVGESGSGKSTIARMVVGLLRPHQGVISVDGHDLNDGSVAKSTHDAVRQKLQMVFQSPYSSLNPRWRVGDILAEPIRAFGLIDGDAAQQQRVRGLLEQVGLSASDAGKYPHEFSGGQRQRISIARALASNPAFIVCDEPTSALDVSVQAQVLNLLKQLQKELGLTYLFISHDMAVVRVMAHHVGVLKNGRLIEENSADALFSNPEAEYTRTLINSTPRIRF; via the coding sequence ATGGCTGATCCATTTCTTTCTTGCTCCGGGTTGACCCGGGTCTTTGATCTGTCCTCGCCATGGCTTGTCCGCAAGATAACCGGCGCGCCGGAGCATCATCTTGTGGCGGTTGACGATGTGAGTTTTGCCATTCCCCGGGGGCGGACCTATGCCCTTGTCGGGGAGAGCGGATCAGGCAAGTCCACCATCGCCCGGATGGTGGTGGGGCTGCTCAGGCCGCATCAGGGGGTGATCTCGGTGGATGGCCATGATCTCAACGACGGGTCTGTGGCGAAGAGCACCCATGACGCGGTGCGGCAGAAACTTCAGATGGTCTTTCAATCCCCTTACTCCTCGCTCAATCCACGCTGGCGGGTGGGGGATATTCTGGCCGAGCCCATCCGTGCCTTCGGGCTGATCGATGGTGACGCCGCCCAGCAGCAACGTGTCCGGGGCCTGCTCGAGCAGGTAGGGCTTTCGGCAAGCGATGCCGGCAAATATCCCCATGAATTTTCAGGTGGCCAGCGGCAGCGTATCTCGATTGCCCGGGCGCTGGCTTCCAACCCGGCGTTCATCGTCTGCGATGAGCCGACCTCGGCCCTTGATGTTTCGGTGCAGGCGCAGGTGCTCAATCTTCTCAAGCAGTTGCAGAAAGAGCTTGGCCTTACCTATCTGTTCATTTCGCATGATATGGCCGTTGTCCGGGTGATGGCGCATCATGTCGGTGTGCTCAAGAATGGCCGCCTGATTGAGGAAAACTCCGCCGATGCCCTGTTTTCAAACCCTGAGGCGGAATACACGAGAACGCTGATCAATTCGACGCCGCGTATCCGGTTCTAG
- a CDS encoding LysR substrate-binding domain-containing protein, whose amino-acid sequence MKLRYTLRQLEYFIAAGEAGSIIEAAKAISISSASISAAISQLEAELGVTLFIRQHAQGLSLTTGGQRIFNEAKRIMDQAHALTDLAGDISSIPRGTISLGCLVTLAPMVSASIRRSFEAIYPEAKVSVKTAHQADLLAMLGRAEIDLAITYNLDIPSDIAFTGMIELPPYVMVSASHPLAGMSSVALATLAGEPMVLLDLPFSREYFLAMFHEQGLRPKIAERSPDPAVMRSLVANGFGYGLMNIHPASALAPDGEELAFLEIEQTPRPPRPMVLGTARKKGSLAPRIVEAFAEHLQQRVDQNTLPGLEPAPTRT is encoded by the coding sequence ATGAAATTACGCTACACTTTACGACAACTGGAATATTTCATCGCGGCGGGTGAGGCTGGCAGCATCATCGAGGCGGCAAAGGCGATCAGCATTTCTTCGGCCTCGATATCGGCGGCAATCAGCCAGCTTGAAGCCGAACTCGGCGTCACCTTGTTTATCCGTCAACATGCCCAGGGGCTTTCGCTTACCACCGGCGGCCAGCGGATTTTCAACGAAGCCAAGCGTATCATGGATCAGGCCCATGCACTCACCGATCTTGCCGGGGATATCAGCAGCATCCCCCGGGGGACGATTTCACTCGGCTGCCTTGTTACCCTAGCGCCGATGGTCAGCGCCAGTATCCGGCGCAGTTTTGAAGCGATCTATCCGGAGGCGAAAGTCAGTGTTAAAACCGCCCATCAGGCTGATCTCCTGGCCATGCTCGGCCGGGCTGAGATAGATCTGGCGATCACCTACAACCTCGATATTCCAAGTGATATCGCCTTCACCGGCATGATTGAACTGCCGCCTTATGTCATGGTTTCTGCCTCACATCCTCTGGCGGGCATGTCTTCGGTTGCTCTTGCGACCCTCGCAGGCGAGCCCATGGTGCTTCTTGACCTGCCGTTCAGTCGCGAATATTTCCTCGCCATGTTTCATGAGCAGGGCCTGCGCCCGAAGATTGCCGAGCGGAGCCCGGACCCGGCCGTAATGCGCAGTCTTGTGGCCAACGGTTTCGGCTATGGGTTGATGAATATCCATCCTGCCTCCGCTCTGGCGCCGGATGGAGAGGAACTGGCCTTTCTTGAAATTGAACAAACCCCGCGCCCGCCACGTCCCATGGTCCTTGGAACGGCCCGAAAAAAGGGCAGCCTTGCCCCCAGGATCGTCGAAGCCTTCGCCGAGCATCTGCAGCAACGGGTTGACCAGAACACCCTGCCCGGGCTTGAACCGGCACCAACCCGGACCTGA
- a CDS encoding 4-hydroxyphenylacetate 3-hydroxylase family protein — protein sequence MIRTGAEYKDSIRGTREVYMNGERVADVTTHPMFKPIVDIRARIYDMQHEEKTRAIMTVEQDGDINAVGNALPYTQEDWWAKRRASDAVMEDVGGIVTRVGDETVGEMWSLYDGQDVLNEVDPQFSKNIERHIHRVLHEDPFHVSANTDPKGDRSKAPQDQDPDMLLHVVKETDEGIVVRGAKYETAAAYANQAFTKPTIANWGDAALSDYAVGFICDLNSPNLKFICRGGFAGASGQCPRANQLDYPLANKFDEVDTMVIFDNVLIPWENVLFYRHTRAAAFIRATLHRYSAFAFVQRTLKLADMMIGAALFNVRQTGLEHQPAVQEKLASLAIWRENINAHLTAAITLGERSPAGLMMPNQSLLYTGRCTALNHLNEMMHIARELCGGQICVTPNIATFTSPETAPWMEKYYTINEKWGAEDRRKLLAYARDLLNSDYAGHRLTFQLFAQSAPFAQMGAVWRNFDWESTLDFVQKSAGLSDKVRPAPDNMGGDPAIRQWFDSQKSQAAE from the coding sequence ATGATCCGCACAGGCGCAGAGTACAAGGACAGCATTCGCGGCACCCGCGAGGTTTACATGAATGGTGAGCGTGTCGCCGATGTTACGACTCATCCCATGTTCAAGCCGATTGTCGATATCCGGGCGCGCATCTACGACATGCAGCACGAAGAAAAAACCCGGGCGATCATGACGGTTGAACAGGATGGCGATATCAACGCCGTCGGCAACGCGCTCCCCTATACCCAGGAAGACTGGTGGGCAAAGCGCCGGGCATCCGATGCGGTCATGGAAGACGTCGGCGGGATTGTCACCCGTGTCGGGGATGAAACCGTGGGTGAGATGTGGTCTCTTTATGATGGCCAGGATGTGCTCAATGAAGTCGATCCGCAGTTTTCAAAGAATATTGAGCGTCATATTCACCGTGTTCTGCATGAAGACCCGTTCCATGTTTCGGCGAACACCGACCCCAAAGGCGACCGATCCAAGGCGCCGCAGGATCAGGACCCGGACATGCTGCTTCATGTGGTCAAGGAAACCGACGAAGGCATTGTGGTGCGCGGCGCCAAATATGAAACCGCGGCGGCCTATGCCAACCAGGCCTTCACCAAGCCCACGATCGCCAACTGGGGGGATGCGGCGCTGTCAGATTACGCGGTGGGGTTCATCTGTGATCTCAACTCCCCCAACCTGAAGTTTATCTGCCGTGGAGGTTTTGCCGGGGCTTCCGGTCAATGCCCGCGCGCCAACCAGCTGGATTACCCGCTCGCCAACAAATTCGATGAAGTGGATACGATGGTGATCTTCGACAATGTGCTGATCCCCTGGGAAAACGTACTTTTCTACAGGCATACAAGGGCGGCGGCATTCATCCGCGCCACCCTGCATCGCTATTCGGCTTTTGCCTTTGTTCAGCGCACCCTCAAACTTGCCGACATGATGATCGGTGCGGCACTCTTCAATGTGCGCCAGACCGGCCTTGAGCACCAGCCCGCCGTTCAGGAGAAACTGGCAAGCCTGGCCATCTGGCGGGAGAATATCAACGCGCATCTCACCGCGGCCATCACCCTTGGGGAGCGTTCGCCGGCAGGATTGATGATGCCCAACCAGTCGCTGCTCTATACCGGACGCTGCACGGCGCTCAACCATTTGAACGAGATGATGCATATTGCGCGGGAGCTCTGCGGCGGACAGATCTGCGTGACGCCGAATATCGCCACCTTTACCTCGCCTGAAACCGCCCCATGGATGGAAAAATACTACACCATCAATGAGAAATGGGGCGCAGAAGACCGGCGCAAGCTCCTTGCCTATGCAAGAGACCTCTTGAATTCCGACTATGCCGGCCACCGGCTGACCTTCCAGCTTTTCGCGCAATCCGCCCCTTTTGCCCAGATGGGAGCGGTATGGCGTAACTTTGACTGGGAATCCACCCTTGATTTCGTCCAGAAGAGCGCCGGCCTTTCAGACAAAGTCCGCCCGGCCCCCGATAACATGGGGGGAGATCCGGCAATCCGGCAGTGGTTCGACAGCCAGAAAAGCCAGGCCGCCGAGTAG